The following proteins are encoded in a genomic region of Sulfurospirillum arsenophilum NBRC 109478:
- a CDS encoding type IV pili methyl-accepting chemotaxis transducer N-terminal domain-containing protein yields the protein MKPTAISAKMRLAGGLLSFVIIFIISLTVMMNQMSKKDSYIINIAGKQRMLSQKISKETFFIVHRHTNDFRELNTAVNLFENSLKDLLYGNDSKGIYAPQNERIQAKLGEVMALWLPFRVEVEALKKGIEEVRPDMEVLTPRIEKLLVLSDSVVQRMVRANLSNVHIDLSGRQRMLSQRMGLYVNRYLRSANAQDLLVYADAKALYNKTIKSFLDDPAVKNAPEVYAIVKENNAYWEEYMLYLDHVIAVESEINKHLAFVYEKNVQLLNAMDEAVWLYTDHSEAKNDMFLKFQYIALIIGLIIIVYAFVMTKEIIEHLEGFVQKAKELAHGDISSFSGQNVTLSSNSEDELKEASTHISLFVQKVNLAMKDSEDALKKAENAVSQLQQLALEVEDVIEDMGIDENEKKTFDKNVNATEDIAIQSAENLIHVNRMLQKLKKSLNAMVESSLQMDEKKEG from the coding sequence ATGAAGCCAACCGCAATTAGTGCAAAGATGCGCCTCGCTGGGGGATTGTTGTCGTTTGTAATTATTTTCATCATTTCATTAACCGTGATGATGAATCAGATGAGTAAAAAAGACTCCTATATCATCAATATTGCAGGCAAACAACGCATGCTCTCCCAAAAGATCAGTAAAGAGACCTTTTTCATCGTGCATCGGCACACCAATGACTTTCGTGAGTTAAACACCGCGGTAAATCTGTTTGAAAATAGCCTGAAAGATCTTTTATACGGCAATGACAGCAAAGGAATTTACGCGCCTCAAAATGAGCGTATCCAAGCTAAACTAGGAGAAGTCATGGCGCTATGGCTTCCTTTTCGTGTCGAGGTTGAGGCATTGAAAAAAGGCATTGAAGAGGTGCGCCCCGATATGGAAGTGCTCACTCCTCGCATCGAAAAACTCCTTGTGCTCTCAGACTCTGTGGTGCAACGTATGGTGCGTGCAAATCTGAGTAATGTTCACATTGACCTCTCAGGTCGCCAACGTATGCTCTCACAACGTATGGGGCTTTATGTCAACCGCTATTTACGCAGTGCCAACGCACAAGATTTGCTTGTTTATGCCGATGCCAAAGCGCTTTACAATAAAACAATTAAGAGCTTTTTAGATGACCCTGCGGTGAAAAATGCTCCCGAAGTCTATGCCATCGTTAAAGAAAACAATGCGTACTGGGAAGAGTACATGCTCTACTTAGACCATGTCATTGCAGTGGAGAGTGAGATCAACAAGCACTTGGCCTTTGTGTATGAAAAAAATGTGCAATTGCTCAACGCGATGGATGAAGCAGTGTGGCTCTATACCGACCACAGCGAAGCGAAAAACGATATGTTTCTCAAATTTCAGTACATTGCACTGATTATTGGGCTTATCATCATCGTTTATGCGTTTGTGATGACCAAAGAGATCATCGAGCATTTAGAAGGGTTTGTGCAAAAAGCCAAAGAGCTAGCACATGGCGATATAAGTAGCTTCTCTGGGCAAAATGTAACGCTCTCCTCCAACAGTGAAGATGAGCTGAAAGAAGCTTCAACGCACATCTCACTCTTTGTACAAAAGGTAAATCTTGCGATGAAAGACTCTGAAGATGCCCTCAAAAAAGCGGAAAATGCCGTTTCTCAACTGCAACAGCTAGCACTTGAAGTCGAAGACGTCATCGAAGATATGGGCATTGATGAGAATGAGAAGAAGACATTTGATAAAAATGTGAACGCGACAGAGGACATTGCCATTCAATCGGCTGAAAATCTCATCCATGTTAACCGCATGTTACAAAAGCTGAAAAAAAGCCTTAATGCCATGGTCGAGAGTAGCCTGCAAATGGACGAGAAAAAAGAGGGGTAA
- the ccsA gene encoding cytochrome c biogenesis protein CcsA codes for MLLKVFGSYKTTLTILFILAVGAAVATFVENDFGTAVARHYVYNAIWYEMLLSLGALNLALVLYHSKMILHVSKFTFHAAFILILIGSGLTRYFGVDGVMKIREGASSNVIFSSEKNTEITLPFALHLNDFELERYYGSRAPSAYNSDVQIIDGNITQDAHIYMNHTLTYKGYKFFQTFYDPDEKGTILSVTKDPGVEVTYMGYALLFLGLLLNLFDPKSRFRKLIAEVKSSSLIVLFLLFCQAPLFSQSEYVQNYLDEHQSKSQAVSDAFEKLVVQSRMGRMKPFDTLSQEVLYKLSGKNSLYGMDAMQVALGMLSHPSVWKNLPMIQTKTPKLREFIGISKDQKLATFEDFFDGHRYKLDAELQKALAMKPSQRGTFENDLIKVDERLSIAFMLYQGVLFKIFPLPNDANHTWLAFEQMFAQLQGEEAEKLQESSTAFVGALFERNYEKALLHVKTFSEFQNKYGAEIMPSTTHINVEILFNKLMIFERLTLVYVLLGLILLAVAFGRVFAPQTVTCKLTRPLFFIVALLFVLHSCGLALRWYVSGHAPFSDTYESIVYIAWSCLLFCMLFLRRSLFALSGSVMMAGIFMFVAHLGHIDPEITNLVPVLKSFWLSVHVSIITASYGFLALGCALGFFTLILFTCKRSTQTIASIKHLSAINEITLILGLSLLVIGNFLGGVWANESWGRYWGWDPKETWAYISILLYTIILHVRLVRQLYSHYLFAVLSLLGFASILMTYFGVNFYLAGMHSYATGDPVPIPTWVYVCTFVVALLIITSSKNRQLKEENE; via the coding sequence TTTTAAGCCTTGGCGCGCTTAATCTAGCACTTGTGCTCTACCACTCTAAAATGATTTTACATGTAAGCAAATTTACCTTTCATGCCGCGTTTATTCTCATCCTCATAGGATCTGGATTGACACGTTACTTTGGCGTGGATGGCGTCATGAAAATACGTGAAGGTGCCAGCTCAAATGTCATTTTCAGCAGCGAAAAAAACACCGAAATAACCCTTCCTTTTGCTTTACATTTAAATGATTTTGAACTAGAGCGCTACTACGGCAGTCGCGCACCATCAGCCTATAATAGCGATGTTCAAATCATTGATGGCAACATAACTCAAGATGCACACATTTACATGAACCACACGCTCACGTACAAAGGGTACAAATTTTTCCAAACTTTTTACGATCCCGATGAAAAAGGAACGATTCTCTCCGTCACCAAAGACCCTGGTGTTGAAGTGACCTATATGGGCTATGCGTTGCTTTTTTTAGGACTTCTGTTAAATCTATTTGATCCAAAATCGCGTTTTCGAAAACTCATTGCTGAGGTAAAAAGCAGTTCATTGATCGTGCTGTTTTTACTTTTTTGTCAAGCTCCTCTTTTCTCTCAGAGTGAGTATGTTCAAAACTACTTGGATGAACACCAAAGTAAGAGCCAAGCGGTCAGCGACGCGTTTGAAAAACTTGTCGTGCAGTCACGCATGGGACGCATGAAACCTTTTGATACGTTAAGCCAAGAGGTGCTTTATAAACTCAGCGGTAAAAATAGCCTGTACGGTATGGATGCGATGCAAGTAGCCCTTGGCATGCTCTCTCATCCAAGTGTGTGGAAAAACCTGCCGATGATTCAGACTAAAACACCCAAACTTAGGGAGTTTATAGGTATTTCCAAAGATCAGAAGTTGGCAACATTTGAAGATTTTTTTGATGGACATCGCTATAAGTTAGATGCTGAACTTCAAAAAGCATTGGCAATGAAGCCAAGCCAGCGAGGTACCTTTGAAAACGATCTTATCAAAGTTGATGAGCGCCTCAGTATCGCGTTTATGCTCTACCAAGGCGTACTCTTTAAAATCTTCCCACTGCCCAATGACGCCAACCATACATGGTTAGCCTTCGAGCAGATGTTTGCACAGCTTCAAGGCGAAGAAGCGGAAAAACTGCAAGAGAGTTCCACCGCGTTTGTAGGAGCACTTTTTGAGCGAAATTATGAGAAAGCGCTTTTACATGTAAAGACATTTTCGGAGTTTCAAAATAAATATGGCGCGGAGATTATGCCCTCAACGACGCATATTAACGTTGAGATACTTTTCAATAAACTGATGATTTTTGAACGTTTAACCTTAGTGTATGTGCTTTTGGGTTTGATTCTTTTAGCGGTTGCTTTTGGACGCGTTTTTGCGCCTCAAACGGTTACATGTAAACTCACTCGCCCGCTATTTTTCATCGTGGCGTTGCTGTTTGTGCTGCACTCGTGTGGATTGGCATTGAGATGGTATGTGAGCGGTCACGCACCGTTCAGTGATACGTATGAGTCCATCGTGTACATTGCGTGGTCGTGTTTGCTGTTTTGCATGCTCTTTTTGCGCCGTTCGTTGTTTGCACTTTCAGGCTCTGTGATGATGGCGGGCATCTTTATGTTTGTCGCACACCTCGGGCACATCGACCCTGAGATCACCAACCTTGTACCTGTTTTAAAATCATTTTGGCTTTCGGTGCATGTCTCCATCATCACGGCAAGTTATGGCTTTTTAGCGCTTGGTTGTGCGCTGGGATTTTTCACGTTGATACTCTTTACATGTAAACGTTCCACCCAAACCATTGCAAGCATTAAACACCTGAGTGCGATCAATGAAATCACCCTTATTTTAGGGCTGAGTCTTTTGGTTATCGGTAACTTTTTAGGCGGTGTTTGGGCAAATGAATCGTGGGGGCGTTACTGGGGATGGGACCCTAAAGAGACGTGGGCGTATATCTCTATTTTGCTCTATACGATCATTTTACATGTAAGACTTGTGCGACAGCTTTATTCGCACTATCTGTTTGCAGTGCTCTCGCTTTTGGGCTTTGCATCCATACTGATGACCTACTTTGGCGTCAACTTTTATCTTGCAGGCATGCACTCCTACGCTACAGGTGATCCTGTTCCGATTCCTACATGGGTTTATGTTTGTACTTTTGTGGTAGCATTATTAATTATAACTTCGTCTAAAAACAGACAATTAAAGGAAGAAAATGAATAA
- a CDS encoding Crp/Fnr family transcriptional regulator: MLGDPLALITSLPLFDSLQSDDIQKIASFCSVRHHKAGDVLFYEKDTKDSIYYIIKGSVKFYKVDRFDNEIFLYKLYSNSLIFNVSKLIDSFFISCYANAEFLEDSTVLCIQSEPFREMIYTNHRLMTKILEESFKMIQQMQCIISRDVVFDGTAKVAHMLVNELETFNKLKKHEIAYMLHIQPETLSRILNKLTRNGTIEIEKNSVVILNIQELKDIYE; this comes from the coding sequence ATGTTAGGCGATCCTTTGGCGCTCATTACTTCATTGCCATTGTTCGATTCTCTACAAAGTGACGATATCCAAAAAATCGCCTCATTTTGCAGTGTACGTCACCATAAAGCAGGTGACGTGCTCTTTTATGAAAAAGACACCAAAGATTCGATTTATTATATCATCAAAGGCTCGGTCAAGTTTTATAAGGTTGACCGCTTTGACAATGAAATCTTCCTCTATAAGCTCTATTCAAACTCTCTTATTTTCAATGTCTCCAAGTTAATAGATAGCTTTTTCATCAGCTGTTACGCCAATGCGGAGTTTTTGGAAGACAGTACGGTGCTTTGCATCCAAAGTGAACCATTTCGAGAGATGATTTATACCAACCACCGCTTGATGACCAAGATTTTGGAAGAGTCGTTTAAGATGATTCAACAGATGCAGTGTATCATTAGTCGTGATGTCGTGTTTGATGGAACAGCAAAAGTCGCTCATATGCTGGTCAATGAGCTTGAGACGTTTAATAAACTCAAAAAACATGAAATTGCCTATATGCTCCACATTCAACCCGAGACACTTTCACGTATTTTAAATAAACTCACCCGTAATGGAACCATTGAGATCGAAAAAAACAGCGTTGTGATCTTGAATATTCAAGAGCTCAAAGATATTTATGAGTAA
- a CDS encoding sensor domain-containing protein: protein MSHSYTNNTNTCQRKCEIRSLAENIHDPIYRYDRDCRHIYVNHAVEKLCGLSASDLLGKTPTESLHAAIPNDRLNVMKSIQHVITTGKVDTVEVTFENTDGSYHYFQHLHVPEFSHDQTVKSVLAIGRDISAYKNLQKELLSRENMFRALAENSPDAIIRYDTLCRKIYVNAMTIKAFNRSAAKLLGKTPKESKLLLNYKEFELKLQEVIHTKQESMLEVSTLSSGEHLWAEVRLIPEFDDHEELISVLAVGRHITKRKKLEMHLNATLSQFEQFINNITEMAWIKDKEGKYIIVNQVLANRFGVSAQEMIGKHDSDFFDEKTSKAHIDVDLQVMKEKITVKVEEMISPNPDHEIWIESIKNPFRDSHGKIIGTIGTARDITERKHAERQMAFMAQHDTLTNLPNRALAKDRAEQAIAYAKRNDSKVAFLFIDLDKFKDINDSLGHLAGDTILKLITSRLGSCIRETDTLSRQGGDEFLIILSHIHHSHDVLITIDKIFKMLEDPFRLGNHTLFTSVSIGVSLYPDDGITFNKLYQRADIAMYQAKAQGRNIYAFHSSHISSAMVEQLKLQNDLRVAIKNSELILHYQPKIDLNNHHITGVEALIRWIHPERGLISPLTFIPLAESSGLIVEIGEWVLIEACKQAAFWHQKQLYIHVAVNISAIQFKRGNLEAVVKKALDLSGLDPNFLELELTESIFIHNTHETLKMIQNLKEVGVMLSIDDFGTGYSSLTYLKRFKVDKLKIDRSFIQNLLQDQEDAVIVKTIIQMAKSLNLKTIAEGVEDQEVLDIMYHYGCDEVQGYYFAKPMEAQNITSHIDTTMKWVR from the coding sequence ATGAGTCACTCCTACACGAATAACACAAATACCTGTCAAAGAAAGTGTGAAATCCGCTCACTTGCTGAAAACATACATGATCCAATTTACCGTTACGATCGTGACTGCCGTCACATCTATGTCAATCATGCGGTAGAAAAACTGTGTGGGCTATCAGCATCTGACCTCCTTGGTAAAACACCTACCGAATCTTTACACGCCGCAATTCCTAATGATCGTTTAAATGTTATGAAAAGCATTCAACATGTCATCACGACAGGTAAAGTTGATACCGTAGAAGTTACATTTGAAAATACAGATGGAAGTTACCATTACTTTCAACATCTACATGTACCAGAATTTTCGCACGACCAAACTGTCAAGAGCGTATTGGCCATTGGTCGAGATATTTCGGCATACAAAAACCTTCAAAAAGAGCTTCTTTCTCGCGAAAATATGTTTCGTGCCCTTGCTGAAAACTCTCCCGATGCCATTATCCGTTACGATACCTTATGTCGTAAAATTTATGTCAATGCAATGACTATTAAAGCGTTTAACCGTTCTGCTGCCAAGCTACTGGGAAAAACACCCAAAGAGTCTAAATTACTGTTAAATTACAAAGAATTTGAGTTAAAACTGCAAGAGGTCATTCACACTAAACAAGAATCGATGTTGGAAGTTTCAACACTATCATCAGGTGAGCATCTTTGGGCAGAGGTACGCCTTATCCCAGAATTTGATGACCATGAAGAGCTGATAAGTGTTTTAGCCGTTGGAAGGCATATCACCAAACGCAAAAAATTAGAAATGCACCTTAATGCCACACTCTCTCAGTTTGAACAATTTATTAACAATATTACCGAAATGGCATGGATCAAAGATAAAGAGGGAAAATACATCATCGTCAATCAAGTACTTGCTAATCGATTTGGTGTAAGTGCTCAAGAGATGATCGGTAAACATGATTCTGATTTTTTCGATGAAAAAACATCCAAGGCACATATTGATGTTGATTTGCAGGTTATGAAAGAAAAAATCACCGTCAAAGTTGAAGAGATGATTTCACCCAACCCAGACCATGAGATATGGATTGAGAGCATTAAAAATCCTTTCAGAGATAGTCATGGAAAAATCATTGGAACGATTGGAACAGCACGTGATATAACAGAACGTAAGCATGCTGAGAGACAAATGGCTTTTATGGCGCAACATGACACGCTAACCAATCTTCCAAATCGCGCACTTGCCAAAGACCGAGCTGAACAAGCCATCGCTTATGCCAAACGAAATGACAGTAAGGTTGCTTTTTTATTTATTGATCTTGATAAATTTAAAGATATTAATGACTCACTTGGGCATCTTGCAGGCGATACTATACTCAAACTTATCACATCACGATTAGGGTCATGTATCCGCGAAACCGACACATTGAGTAGACAAGGTGGTGATGAGTTTTTAATTATTCTCTCACATATTCATCACTCTCATGATGTTCTCATCACAATAGATAAAATTTTTAAAATGCTCGAAGATCCTTTCAGACTTGGAAACCATACACTTTTTACTTCTGTTTCCATTGGCGTTTCTCTCTACCCTGATGATGGGATAACCTTTAACAAACTTTATCAAAGAGCTGACATTGCAATGTATCAAGCAAAGGCACAAGGTCGCAATATCTATGCGTTTCACTCTTCTCACATAAGTTCTGCGATGGTAGAGCAGTTAAAATTACAAAATGATTTAAGAGTCGCCATTAAAAATAGTGAACTCATACTGCACTATCAACCCAAAATTGATCTGAATAATCATCATATCACAGGTGTTGAAGCACTCATTCGCTGGATTCATCCAGAACGTGGTCTCATCTCTCCTCTTACGTTTATTCCGCTTGCAGAGTCCAGTGGATTGATCGTAGAGATAGGAGAATGGGTGTTGATAGAAGCGTGTAAACAAGCCGCCTTTTGGCATCAAAAACAACTTTATATTCATGTTGCAGTCAATATTTCAGCCATTCAGTTTAAACGTGGAAATCTTGAGGCTGTTGTCAAAAAAGCTCTTGATCTCTCAGGGCTAGATCCAAACTTCTTAGAACTTGAACTCACCGAATCTATCTTCATTCACAACACACACGAAACACTTAAGATGATTCAAAACTTAAAAGAAGTTGGTGTTATGCTCTCTATTGATGATTTTGGGACAGGGTATTCAAGCTTAACGTACCTCAAACGTTTTAAAGTCGATAAACTGAAAATAGATCGATCATTCATTCAAAATCTTCTTCAAGATCAAGAAGATGCTGTTATTGTAAAAACCATTATTCAGATGGCAAAAAGTCTCAATCTCAAAACGATTGCAGAGGGAGTTGAAGATCAAGAGGTTTTAGATATTATGTATCACTATGGTTGCGATGAAGTGCAAGGATACTACTTTGCAAAACCCATGGAAGCACAGAACATCACTTCACATATTGACACAACCATGAAATGGGTAAGGTAA